A genome region from Oikeobacillus pervagus includes the following:
- a CDS encoding ABC transporter permease, with the protein MGIFFQTLTQTASRPFSFCIYFFPIIAVLVFSFLLDKQQEDLIIPISIVDEDKSELSKSFIQQMKKESRVFVLEDSRELAKKRLMKNEVDSVFLIKENFDKQLLNEERDETIELWSSSTSIATGVVKELLASKVTRLTTTIKASDRVVKIFERKFGRSEETQKLWEEAYQYTDQQWEPRPLMTIAVSTGKTTTKGTKKKEKHESTVPYVNLWGFFTMLSCFLSMEWFIKNQPLFAKIRSTYKGLAIYLWQRTAAIFFLHIIQAILMFAVFIYFGMIEKNNLLIVHMIFFILFCISSSLFIASINKNRGNYLFFGFFIVFMIGIIGDSFFSISDVSPKLKLFSSWMPQSLLNESLFPNGFILMTVGLLLAVWAVGRLQKR; encoded by the coding sequence ATGGGGATTTTTTTTCAAACATTAACACAAACCGCTAGCCGCCCTTTTTCCTTTTGTATTTATTTTTTTCCTATTATCGCAGTTCTAGTTTTTAGTTTTCTATTAGATAAGCAACAAGAAGATTTGATTATTCCTATTTCAATAGTAGATGAAGACAAAAGTGAGTTATCAAAAAGTTTTATTCAGCAAATGAAGAAAGAATCGAGAGTTTTCGTACTAGAGGATTCCCGAGAATTGGCAAAAAAACGGTTAATGAAAAATGAGGTAGATAGTGTTTTCCTTATAAAGGAGAATTTCGATAAACAATTGTTGAATGAGGAACGGGATGAAACCATAGAACTATGGTCATCGTCCACTTCGATCGCGACAGGTGTAGTAAAAGAATTGCTGGCTAGTAAAGTGACGAGGCTGACAACGACAATTAAAGCATCCGATCGAGTCGTTAAAATTTTTGAGCGTAAATTTGGAAGAAGTGAGGAGACTCAGAAGCTGTGGGAAGAAGCCTATCAATATACAGATCAACAATGGGAACCAAGGCCGTTAATGACGATTGCAGTTTCAACAGGGAAAACGACCACTAAGGGAACAAAAAAGAAGGAAAAACATGAATCAACGGTTCCGTATGTAAATCTATGGGGTTTTTTCACGATGTTATCTTGTTTCTTATCGATGGAATGGTTCATAAAAAATCAGCCCTTATTTGCCAAAATACGTTCAACTTATAAAGGATTGGCTATTTATTTATGGCAGCGGACAGCGGCTATTTTTTTTCTTCACATCATTCAAGCAATCCTTATGTTTGCTGTATTTATTTATTTTGGAATGATTGAAAAGAATAATCTCTTAATTGTTCACATGATCTTCTTTATTCTTTTTTGTATTTCTAGTAGTCTTTTTATAGCAAGTATCAACAAGAATCGTGGAAATTACTTGTTTTTTGGTTTTTTCATTGTTTTTATGATAGGAATTATTGGGGACAGCTTTTTTTCGATTTCTGATGTTTCTCCAAAACTTAAACTGTTTTCATCATGGATGCCTCAATCATTATTAAATGAGTCATTATTCCCTAATGGGTTCATCTTGATGACCGTTGGATTGCTTTTGGCCGTATGGGCCGTAGGGAGGTTACAAAAGAGATGA